TGACAAGGAAGGGGCCGACGAGGCCTGATCTTCCCCCGAAACTGGCCGGTGGACACCTCTTGCCCACTGGCCGTACTCTTTGAGAATGAGAGCCGCCCTTGATGTCCAAAGCCAATCTCTCCCGCTATCTCAAGCGCGAAGCCAAACGGATCGAGCAGCCGATCCGTTGGTCGATCGGCTTGAGCTTGATGAGCGGCTTGTTGTTGATCGGGCAGATGGGGATGATTGCCAGCATCATTTCCGATGTGCTGACCAAGCATGCGGGCCTTGCAGATGTCATGCTGCCGCTCTGCCTGCTGCCGCTGCTGTTTGTTGCCCGCGCGGTTTTGTCTTATGGCGCGGAAAAGCTGGCGCTGCATGCAGCGATTGACCTCAAACATGATATGCGTGGCCGGTTGCTCTCACGGCTGATTGCCAAAGGGCCGATCCGCAGCCGCGAAGGCGATAGCGCCACTGGTGATCAGGTCACCATGCTGACCGAGGGCATCGAAGCTTTGGAAGGCTATTTTGCCCGCTATTTGCCTGCGATGGTGATGATGGTCCTGCTGCCACTTGCCATTCTGGCGGTCACCTTGGTGCGTGACTGGCTGTCGGCCTTGGTGATGGTGGTCACCGCGCCTTTGATCCCCTTCTTCATGATCCTGATCGGCAAGGGCACGGAAAAGCTCAACCAGAAGCAATGGCGCAAGCTGGCGGTCCTGTCGGCGCATTTTCTCGACATGATCCAAGGCTTGACGACGCTCAAATGGTTCAACGCTTCCCGGCGCGAGGCCGAGAGCGTGTCACGGATGGCGGATGATTATCGCCGCACCACCATGAGTGTGCTGCGCGTCGCCTTTTTGTCGTCGCTGGTGTTGGAATTTTTCGCCACCATTTCCATTGCCATCATCGCGGTCTTTATCGGCTTCCGGCTGCTCTATGGGGAGATGAGCTTTTATGACGGCTTTTATGTGTTGCTGCTGGCTCCGGATTTCTATTTGCCGCTGCGGCAAATGGGCAGTCATTATCATGCAAGGATGGAGGCGGTTGGCGCAGCGGAACGCTTTGTCGATCTGATGGAAGAGGATGAGGCGCCAAAGACGAAAGAAACCGCCCTGCCAGTGCCGCAAGCGGGTCTGTCGCTAAGTTTCGAGCATGTGCAGTTTGCCTATGATGATGGCACGGTGGCTTTGCAAGATGTGTCCTTTTCCCTGTCTGCGGGGCAAAAGCTGGCTCTGGTGGGACCGTCCGGGGCGGGCAAAAGCACGATCCTTGATTTGCTGCTTGGGCTGATCCAGCCAACCGGTGGCCGCATTCTGATCAACGGGATCGATTTGTCACATCTGCCGATGGATCTTTGGCGGCAGCAGCTTGGCTATTTACCGCAAGCCCCAACGCTCTTTTCCGGCACGATTGCCGAAGCGCTGCGTTATGGCTGCCCGGACGCGCCGATGGAAGCGATCATCGGGGCCGCAAGGCAGGCCGAGATCCATGACTTCATAATGTCTTTGCCAGACGGCTATGACTCCGTCTTGCAGGAAAAAGGCGGTGGGCTGTCCGGCGGACAAATTCAACGCATCGCCATTGCTCGCGCCTTGCTGCGCGATGCGCCCTTGCTGCTGCTTGACGAACCCTCGGCCCATCTGGACCGGGCGACAGAGGGAAAAATCACAGCGGCTCTCCAGCATTTGCTGCAAAACCGAACCGCAATCACGATTGCCCATCGCCTGAGCACCATCAAAGAGGCGGATTTGATACTGGTGCTGGAAGGCGGGACAATTGTTGAAAGCGGCACGCATGATCAGCTGATGGCAGCCAAAGGGGCCTATCTGCGGCAGGTAACCGCAAGCTTTGTTGCGGCGGGCGGTCAGGAGGGGCATGATGGCTGATATTCGCTTGTTGCTCTCCTTGATGCGGCCATGGCTTGGCTGGATCCTGCTTGGCATCTTTCTCTCGCTCGTCACGCTGTTGGCCAATGTCACCTTGATGGCAACCTCGGGCTGGTTCATCGCCTCGATGGCACTGGCGGGGCTTGCCGGGGTCAGCATGAATTACTTCACCCCGGCGGCGATCATCCGGGCGATGGCCATCATCCGCACCGTCGGGCGCTATGCGGAACGGCTGGTGACCCATGAAGCGACATTGAGACTGGTGGCCCATTTGCGGCGCTGGTTTTATGATCGCCTCGAACCATTGGCCCCGGCGGGCCTTGTGGCGAGCAAGAGCGGCGACATTTTTTCACGCATCGGCTCTGACATTTCGGTGCTGGAAAATTTCTATCTCCGTGTCTTGGTGCCTGTGTCCGTGGCGCTGATTGCCCTGCCTTTGTTCCTTGTGTTTCTATCCCACTATTCCGGCTGGCTTGGCTTTATCGCCGGGCTGCTTTATCTGCTGGTCGGGCTGGTCCTCCCTCTGTTCCTGCATTGGGCAGGCAAGGATGCGGCGCGCGCCCAGATTGGAGAGGCCGCCGACATACGGGCGGATCTGGTCGAGGGACAGCAGGCCTTGCGCGAAATGCTGGTCTATGGCCGGGCTGACGCCTATCATACCAGCATCATGCGTCAGTCGCAGCGCATCGCGAGCCACCAGAGGGCACTGGCCAATCTTCAGGCGGTTTCACAAAGCAGCATCAGTTTTGCGGCCAATCTGGCGCTTCTGGTGGTTCTGGTGACCATCATTCCCCACGTCCAAAGCGGTCTTCTCGCCGGACCGATCCTGCCGATGCTCTGTCTGTTTGCGCTCGCCAGTTTCGAAGTCATTCAGCCCCTGCCACTGGCGGTGCAATCCTTGCTTGAAACCCAGACGGCAGCGGCGCGCATCTTCGGGCTTGTCACGGTGCGTCGCAAGCGGGTGTCGACCTCTTCGGGACGCCCTGCAGCGTCCCATCAAAAGCCGGATTATGACCATCCGGCGCTGGAGTTCCTGAAAGCGGGCTTGACCTATCCGAACCGGGAGGCCCCGGCATTCAGCGGCCTCAGCCTGACCATCAACAAGGGTGAACGGGTTGCGCTGGTTGGTCCGTCTGGCTCGGGAAAATCCAGTGTCATTCAGGCCTTGTCCGGTTTCTGGCCGCTGACTGAGGGCATGATCCTCGTTGATGGCACACCCCATGATTGCCTGAACGAAGAAGCCCTGCGCGCCCATTTCGCCGTCGCACCGCAAAAACCTCACATTTTCAATGCCAGCATCCGGGGCAATCTGCTGATTGCCAATCCGGATGCCTCAGAACAGGACATCCTCACCGTTCTGGAGCAGGTTGCCCTCAGAGCCTTTGTCGACAGTCTGCCCAAAGGTCTAGAGACAGCCTTGGGAGAGGCCGGAGACAGTCTGTCGGGGGGGCAAATCCGGCGGTTGGCCATTGCGCGTGCCTTGCTGTCACCTGCGCCGATCCTGTTGCTCGATGAACCCGGCGAAGGACTTGATGCGGAGATGGAGCAGAACATTCTCAAGACCATTCTCGCACAAGACCCACGCACCGTGCTGCTGATCACCCACGGACAAGCGGGCCTTGGCTTGATAGATCAGATTCATCACTTTCCTGATAAAACGGAACCGTGAGGCACCCGGCTACAGCGCTCTAATACTATCGTCTTACAAAACAAAACTATCCACAAGCGCTAACTGCTGATTTCTGGCAATGGCCACGACAAGCTGTCGTCAGCCTGTCACCTCACTGGCATTTCCCGCCAAAAGCTTCCCAAATTTCGCGACATCCCGTCGCATATTGTATCGATTTAAATTCTCGGTGATCTGAGGCCCCAAGTTGGCGATTTCATTGACACGGGTCAATGCATCAAGACCTGTCAGGCGTAGCGTCAGATCAGTTGTTGCTGTGCCCACAGATGATTTGCCGGAGGCGATTTGCTGGAGGACCGGGCGCAGGGGTGCAACAGTGGGAGTGAAATAATGTCCGATCGCGAACAGGAGGGCGGTCTGACGGCCGCCAACCAGTCGCAGGGCGTGGCCAGCATGGTCACGTCCCGCTTTCCGATTGTCTCGCGGACCGATTTTTCCGAGACAACCTTTCTTCTAGACATTCTGCATCCGACCATGGCCCGGGCCGCAAAGCCCGGCCAGTTTGTCATTGTGATGCTGGATGAGCATGGCGAGCGCATTCCGCTGACCATCGCCGATTTTGACCGTGACAAGGGCACGATCACATTGGTCGTGCAGGCAGTGGGAAAATCAAGCCGTCAGATGCAGGCCGATTGTCAGGCAGGTGGCTCGATTTATGCCATCGTTGGCCCAATGGGCATCCCCAGCGAAATTTCGAACGCCAAAACAGTCATTTGCGTTGGTGGGGGGTTGGGCGTTGCGCCGATCTATCCGCAAGCCCGGGCCTTCAAGGAAGCCGGAGCCTATGTGATTGGCGTTGTAGGGTTTCGCTCTGCCAATCTGATGTTCTGGGAAGAGAAATTCAAGGCGGTCTGCGACGAGTTCATCGTCTGCACCGATGATGGCTCGGCGGGTCTGCATGGGCTGGTGACCGAAGGCATCGAACAGGCAATTGCCAAGCATGGCACCATCGATGAGGTGGTGGCGATCGGCCCACCGATCATGATGCGGGCCTGCGCGGAAACCACCCGTCCCCACAAGATCAAAACCATGGTCAGCCTCAATCCCATCATGGTGGATGGCACGGGCATGTGCGGCGGTTGCCGGGTGCGGGTCAATGCGCAAATCAAGTTTGCCTGCGTTGACGGGCCGGATTTTGACGGCCATCAGGTCGATTTTGACGATCTCTTCTCGCGGCTCAATCGCTACCGGGCCGAAGAGAAGCAAGCCATGGAACGCTATTCGGACAGTTGCCGTCGCCTGATCGCGGCTGACGCAGCCGCAGCCCAAGAGGGGGGCAAGTGATATGGTCCGCAAGACAATCAGAACCATCCCGCAAGAGCGGGCTCCCATGCCGGTGCAGGACCCGGACATTCGTGCCACCAATTTTGACGAAGTGGCGCTGGGCTTTGACATTGAAGCAGCCAAACTGGAAAGCGAGCGCTGTTTGATGTGCCCGGAACCGGCCTGTGTGGAAGGTTGCCCGGTCAAGATCGACATTCCCGGCTTCATCGAAAAGATCCTTACCAAGGATTATCGCGGCGCCTATGATCACATGACCAACGCCACCATGTTGCCAGCGGTCTGCGGTCGGGTCTGCCCGCAGGAAGATCAATGCGAGGGCGTGTGCGCGGTTGGTGCTGGCACCGGGCTGGAACCGGTCGCCATTGGCCGTCTGGAACGCTTCCTTGGCGATATGGCCATCAAGGAAGGCTGGAAAAAGTCGACCCATATCGAGCCCGCTCCCTTCAAGGTGGCAATTGTCGGCTCAGGTCCGGCAGGTATGGCCTGCGCGGCTGATCTGGCCAAGGCGGGCTGCAAGGTGACCATCTACGAGGCCCTGCACAAGCCGGGCGGCGTGTTGCGCTATGGCATCCCTGAATTTCGACTGCCCAATGATGTGGTGGATGCGGAAATCGCCAATCTCGATGCCCTTGGTGTCGAAATTATCTGCAACACATTGGTCGGACGGCTGTTCGCCATCGAGGACATGCTCGGTGACATGGCCTATGACGCGGTCTTTATCGGCGTTGGAGCCGGGACACCTTATTTCATGGACATTCCGGGAGAAAATCTCAACGGTGTCCTGTCGGCCAACGAATTGCTGACCCGCTGCAATTTGATGCATGCGGGCGAGTTCCCGGCCTTTGATACCCCGCTCGGCCTGGGCCGCAAGGTGGCGGTGATCGGCTCTGGCAACACTGCGATGGACGCAATGCGGGTCTCCAAACGCCTCGGCGCGGAAGAGGTTCACTGCATCTATCGCCGCTCCGAGGTGGAATGCCCGGCACGGGCCGAAGAGCTGCATCATGCGCAGGAAGAAGGCATTGATTTTCACTGGCTGACCAACCCGGTCGAAATTCTTGGCGATGCCAACAACAATGTGCGCGGCATCCGCTGCATTCGCATGGAGTTGGGCGAGCCGGACAAATCCGGTCGACGCCGTCCGGTGGCGGTGGAAGGCAGCGCGTTCGACTTTGAAGCAGACACGGTGGTCTATGCCATCGGCACCTCGCCAAACCCGATCCTTGGTCAAACCTCGACAATCGGCCTCAACAAATGGGGCTATATCGACACCGACGAGAGCCTCGCCACCTCACTGGCCGGGGTTTATGCGGGCGGCGACATTGTTACCGGTGCTGCCACCGTCATTCAGGCGATGGGTGCAGGCCGCAAGGCTGCCAGCAGCATCAAGCACTATTTGCGTATCCGTGACAGCGACGTGGTCTACATGCCCGAAGAACACGGATTTGCCCATAGCCTGTTTGGCATTGATACGGACGAGCAGAATTTCGTCCGAATTCGTCAGATCTGAAGAGCGGAGCCCCCACAATGACATCTGATAGCTCTCAGCCTATCGCACAAGACACCCCACTTCCCGCCGCCGGGTCTGCCACTGGTGCCAAGACCGCCATGCGACCCGCCGAAGTGATCCATGAACATATCATCGAAATTGTCAGTGATTCTGGTGAAGGCGCGCAGAGATGCGGCCAATCACTCGCATCCATCGCGGCCCGTTCGGGTATGGGCATCTGGACGGTGGAAATCATCCCTGCCGAAATCCAGCCACCGCCCCGCTCTGTCGCCGGCGCCAGTGGCAACCGGGTGCGAATGGCCGCCCACAAGGTGACCAATGTTGGCGATCAGGCCGATCTGGTCATCGCCTTCAATGAACAGGTTTTGCTCAGCCGCCTTCGGGCCGGAGAGATCAAGCAGGGTGCGACCATTCTGCTTGAGGACATGTGGAAGCGGGATGCCCATCAGCCGATTGCTGATGCCTATGCGGACGTGTGCGCTGAAATCCGCGCCGGTGGTTATCGCTTGATCGAAGTACCGATGGAAGCGGAATGCCAGAAATATGTGCCGGACCCGCGCAAGGGCAAGAATATGTTCGTGCTGGGCATGCTCTGCTCGATCTATTCCCTTGATGAAGAGCTGGCAGCGTCACAGGTGAAGCTGACCTTCATCAAAAAGGATCGCAAGATCATCGACGCCAACCTTGAACTCATGGCAGCGGGTCGAGTATGGGCCAACGACAATCTTGACATGCACTACCGCATCCCTGCCCCGCCGGTTGAAAAGCCGCAGGTGGTAACCAACGGCAATGCGGCCTTGGCTTTGGGGGTTGTGGCCTCGGGCATGGAAGTCTGTGCCATGTATCCCATCACGCCAGCCACCTCGGCCTCGCATTATCTCTCGAGCATTTTCGAAAAAGTGGGTTGCGTGGTGCATCAGGCCGAGGATGAAATCTCGGCGGCAACCTTTGCCATTGGCGCTTCTTATGCGGGCAAATGTGCGGTGACCATCACCTCCGGTCCCGGCCTGTCACTAAAACAGGAAGCCATTGGCCTTGCGGTGATGGCGGAAATCCCGCTGGTGCTGATCGATGTGCAGCGTGGTGGCCCCAGCACCGGTTTGCCGACCAAGGTCGAACAAAGCGATTTGATGGCCGCCATTTTCGGTAGCCATGGGGATGCGCCCAAGGTGGTGATGGCGGTCGATAGCATTGAGGATTGCTTCTATTCGGTGATCACCGCGCGCAAGATTGCCGAGACCTTCAATATGGTGGTGATGATCCTGTCTGATGCCGCCCTGTCGACGGCGCAACAGCCTTTTGACCGCCCGGTCTTCAGCGCCGATTGGCTGGCCCCGCCGGTCAACCAAAGCGCGGTGCCGCCGGATGCCAAGCCCTATGACTGGGACGAGCGAACGGGCATTGCCACCCGCTTCATTCCCGGCCAGCCAAACGGCATGCACTGCCTGACAGGCTTGGCCCATGATCGCAACAGCCGGGTGGCCTATGACCCGAAAACCAACGAGGAAGGGCTGATCAACCGGACCCGCAAACTCGCCGCCCTGCAAAAGACCCTGCGTCTGGCACCGGTCTTTGGCGACGAGGAAGGGGATTTGTTGCTGATCGGCTGGGGCAGCACCCGCGGCGCCATCGAAGAAGCGGTGACCGCCCTCAGGCAAGAGGGCCACAAGGTTTCCTCCCTGCATCTGAAGTATCTCCAGCCGATGGCGTCAGGCATTGACGAGGTGATGGGTCGCTTCAAAAAGGTGATGACGATCGAGAATAACTGGAATGATCCGCTCTCTGATCCGCTGATCAATTCGGACAATCGCCGCTATTCGCAACTGGCGCTGCTGCTGCGGTCGCGCTGGCTGGTGGATGTCGATTGCTGGGGCAAGTCCCATGGCCAACCGCTCAAACCTGCCCAGATCAAGGCCGCAGCCTTGGCCAAACTCGAACAGGCATGAGGTGAGATTATGACTGCTACAATGAGCCAATGCCTGATGAATATGGTCCAGACGGACTATGGGATCGGCGACTATCAAAGTGCCATCGCGCCGCGTTGGTGCTCGGGCTGTGGGGACACGGCCATTCTGACCGCGATGCAGAAACTCTGCCGGGACGAACAACTGGCTCCGGAAAAGACCGTCTGTGTTTCCGGGATCGGCTGCGCCTCGCGCTTGCCGCACTATATGAATGCCTATGGCTTTCATGGCATTCATGGGCGGGCCCTGCCGATTGCCGAGGGGATCAAGATCCGCCGACCTGACCTCAATGTGTTTGTGACGACCGGGGATGGCGACTGCTGCTCCATCGGGGCGGCCCACTGGCTGCATGCAATCCGATACAATATGAACATGACGGTGCTGCTGCATGACAACAATGTCTATGGCCTGACCAAGAAGCAGGCGTCTCCCACCTCGCCCAAAGGACTGAAGAGCAACACGACCCCT
This DNA window, taken from Cohaesibacter intestini, encodes the following:
- the cydD gene encoding thiol reductant ABC exporter subunit CydD — translated: MSKANLSRYLKREAKRIEQPIRWSIGLSLMSGLLLIGQMGMIASIISDVLTKHAGLADVMLPLCLLPLLFVARAVLSYGAEKLALHAAIDLKHDMRGRLLSRLIAKGPIRSREGDSATGDQVTMLTEGIEALEGYFARYLPAMVMMVLLPLAILAVTLVRDWLSALVMVVTAPLIPFFMILIGKGTEKLNQKQWRKLAVLSAHFLDMIQGLTTLKWFNASRREAESVSRMADDYRRTTMSVLRVAFLSSLVLEFFATISIAIIAVFIGFRLLYGEMSFYDGFYVLLLAPDFYLPLRQMGSHYHARMEAVGAAERFVDLMEEDEAPKTKETALPVPQAGLSLSFEHVQFAYDDGTVALQDVSFSLSAGQKLALVGPSGAGKSTILDLLLGLIQPTGGRILINGIDLSHLPMDLWRQQLGYLPQAPTLFSGTIAEALRYGCPDAPMEAIIGAARQAEIHDFIMSLPDGYDSVLQEKGGGLSGGQIQRIAIARALLRDAPLLLLDEPSAHLDRATEGKITAALQHLLQNRTAITIAHRLSTIKEADLILVLEGGTIVESGTHDQLMAAKGAYLRQVTASFVAAGGQEGHDG
- the cydC gene encoding thiol reductant ABC exporter subunit CydC, whose protein sequence is MADIRLLLSLMRPWLGWILLGIFLSLVTLLANVTLMATSGWFIASMALAGLAGVSMNYFTPAAIIRAMAIIRTVGRYAERLVTHEATLRLVAHLRRWFYDRLEPLAPAGLVASKSGDIFSRIGSDISVLENFYLRVLVPVSVALIALPLFLVFLSHYSGWLGFIAGLLYLLVGLVLPLFLHWAGKDAARAQIGEAADIRADLVEGQQALREMLVYGRADAYHTSIMRQSQRIASHQRALANLQAVSQSSISFAANLALLVVLVTIIPHVQSGLLAGPILPMLCLFALASFEVIQPLPLAVQSLLETQTAAARIFGLVTVRRKRVSTSSGRPAASHQKPDYDHPALEFLKAGLTYPNREAPAFSGLSLTINKGERVALVGPSGSGKSSVIQALSGFWPLTEGMILVDGTPHDCLNEEALRAHFAVAPQKPHIFNASIRGNLLIANPDASEQDILTVLEQVALRAFVDSLPKGLETALGEAGDSLSGGQIRRLAIARALLSPAPILLLDEPGEGLDAEMEQNILKTILAQDPRTVLLITHGQAGLGLIDQIHHFPDKTEP
- a CDS encoding sulfide/dihydroorotate dehydrogenase-like FAD/NAD-binding protein, with protein sequence MSDREQEGGLTAANQSQGVASMVTSRFPIVSRTDFSETTFLLDILHPTMARAAKPGQFVIVMLDEHGERIPLTIADFDRDKGTITLVVQAVGKSSRQMQADCQAGGSIYAIVGPMGIPSEISNAKTVICVGGGLGVAPIYPQARAFKEAGAYVIGVVGFRSANLMFWEEKFKAVCDEFIVCTDDGSAGLHGLVTEGIEQAIAKHGTIDEVVAIGPPIMMRACAETTRPHKIKTMVSLNPIMVDGTGMCGGCRVRVNAQIKFACVDGPDFDGHQVDFDDLFSRLNRYRAEEKQAMERYSDSCRRLIAADAAAAQEGGK
- the gltA gene encoding NADPH-dependent glutamate synthase, coding for MVRKTIRTIPQERAPMPVQDPDIRATNFDEVALGFDIEAAKLESERCLMCPEPACVEGCPVKIDIPGFIEKILTKDYRGAYDHMTNATMLPAVCGRVCPQEDQCEGVCAVGAGTGLEPVAIGRLERFLGDMAIKEGWKKSTHIEPAPFKVAIVGSGPAGMACAADLAKAGCKVTIYEALHKPGGVLRYGIPEFRLPNDVVDAEIANLDALGVEIICNTLVGRLFAIEDMLGDMAYDAVFIGVGAGTPYFMDIPGENLNGVLSANELLTRCNLMHAGEFPAFDTPLGLGRKVAVIGSGNTAMDAMRVSKRLGAEEVHCIYRRSEVECPARAEELHHAQEEGIDFHWLTNPVEILGDANNNVRGIRCIRMELGEPDKSGRRRPVAVEGSAFDFEADTVVYAIGTSPNPILGQTSTIGLNKWGYIDTDESLATSLAGVYAGGDIVTGAATVIQAMGAGRKAASSIKHYLRIRDSDVVYMPEEHGFAHSLFGIDTDEQNFVRIRQI
- a CDS encoding 2-oxoacid:acceptor oxidoreductase subunit alpha, encoding MTSDSSQPIAQDTPLPAAGSATGAKTAMRPAEVIHEHIIEIVSDSGEGAQRCGQSLASIAARSGMGIWTVEIIPAEIQPPPRSVAGASGNRVRMAAHKVTNVGDQADLVIAFNEQVLLSRLRAGEIKQGATILLEDMWKRDAHQPIADAYADVCAEIRAGGYRLIEVPMEAECQKYVPDPRKGKNMFVLGMLCSIYSLDEELAASQVKLTFIKKDRKIIDANLELMAAGRVWANDNLDMHYRIPAPPVEKPQVVTNGNAALALGVVASGMEVCAMYPITPATSASHYLSSIFEKVGCVVHQAEDEISAATFAIGASYAGKCAVTITSGPGLSLKQEAIGLAVMAEIPLVLIDVQRGGPSTGLPTKVEQSDLMAAIFGSHGDAPKVVMAVDSIEDCFYSVITARKIAETFNMVVMILSDAALSTAQQPFDRPVFSADWLAPPVNQSAVPPDAKPYDWDERTGIATRFIPGQPNGMHCLTGLAHDRNSRVAYDPKTNEEGLINRTRKLAALQKTLRLAPVFGDEEGDLLLIGWGSTRGAIEEAVTALRQEGHKVSSLHLKYLQPMASGIDEVMGRFKKVMTIENNWNDPLSDPLINSDNRRYSQLALLLRSRWLVDVDCWGKSHGQPLKPAQIKAAALAKLEQA